One region of Miscanthus floridulus cultivar M001 chromosome 19, ASM1932011v1, whole genome shotgun sequence genomic DNA includes:
- the LOC136526612 gene encoding exocyst complex component EXO70A1-like codes for MAPPTAPVVKEITEEELEEDMANKLEHIKGLVVEFRGDNRSALERWLSELNVGWVVHLAPGTHESSGSVVASHGFQFLVQSWIMALRKIGESIFTSLDEWYSQSQRQDQDEGTSKQPSASEFAQLVQATVLKMLPFVDIAAAKTSHRPGAVAQKLQVLIDMHDAFSTASQHVLSLLSCYVQEECSDDKMRELLSADLTKLDEAIWDTVVEMRNNTMAWSWTDDGGSSDIHKVSDSIVSYTEVLWANCKSVNRILHDAVLRGEYDEPENENASYVFNLIMEMVSSLERKPSAKFPEESLRFLFLINNFDYLLQEFPIIWRLDFPLVLLTRKIDNYINSYLLVSWEPVLKCLHDAATPRCFTRYSFPLPKFESKFQKTYAAQKLWKVPDPGMRIRLRKAVIDKVIPVFTQFLEDNSIVTPGFTPRKLEKMLGELFEG; via the coding sequence ATGGCTCCGCCCACGGCGCCGGTCGTAAAAGAAATCacggaggaggagctggaggaagACATGGCGAACAAGCTCGAGCATATCAAGGGCCTGGTCGTGGAATTCCGTGGCGACAACCGCAGTGCCTTGGAGAGGTGGCTCTCGGAGCTAAACGTCGGCTGGGTTGTCCACCTCGCCCCCGGAACACATGAATCTTCAGGGAGCGTCGTTGCCTCGCACGGCTTCCAATTTCTTGTCCAGAGCTGGATCATGGCTCTACGTAAGATTGGTGAATCCATCTTTACAAGCCTTGATGAATGGTACAGCCAGAGCCAGAGGCAGGACCAGGATGAAGGAACGAGCAAGCAACCATCTGCTTCTGAATTTGCACAACTTGTCCAAGCAACTGTGCTCAAGATGCTGCCTTTCGTTGACATTGCTGCGGCAAAAACCTCCCATAGGCCGGGGGCAGTGGCTCAGAAGCTCCAGGTACTGATAGACATGCATGACGCTTTTTCCACGGCCTCGCAACATGTCCTGTCATTATTGTCCTGCTATGTACAAGAAGAATGTTCTGACGACAAGATGAGAGAACTCTTGTCAGCAGATCTGACCAAGTTGGATGAGGCCATATGGGATACAGTTGTTGAGATGAGGAATAATACCATGGCCTGGAGCTGGACAGACGATGGCGGTTCAAGTGACATTCACAAGGTCTCAGACTCCATAGTAAGCTACACCGAGGTGCTGTGGGCCAATTGCAAGTCAGTGAATCGCATTTTACATGACGCAGTTCTCCGCGGTGAGTATGATGAGCCTGAGAATGAAAACGCGAGCTATGTCTTCAACCTCATCATGGAGATGGTCTCTTCACTAGAGAGAAAGCCTTCCGCAAAGTTCCCAGAGGAAAGCCTCAGGTTCCTATTCTTGATTAACAATTTCGACTACTTACTGCAGGAGTTTCCCATAATTTGGCGTTTGGATTTTCCTCTGGTGTTGCTCACCCGCAAAATCGATAACTACATAAATAGTTATCTCCTTGTATCATGGGAACCGGTGTTGAAATGCTTGCACGATGCTGCTACACCTCGTTGCTTCACTAGATACTCGTTTCCTCTACCAAAGTTTGAGTCAAAATTTCAGAAGACCTACGCTGCCCAAAAACTATGGAAGGTCCCAGACCCTGGTATGAGGATAAGGCTGCGGAAAGCCGTCATCGACAAGGTCATCCCAGTGTTTACACAATTCTTGGAGGATAACAGCATCGTCACCCCAGGATTCACTCCGAGGAAACTAGAGAAGATGCTAGGAGAGTTATTTGAAGGATGA